Proteins encoded together in one Streptomyces sp. NBC_01216 window:
- a CDS encoding phage holin family protein, whose translation MRVIVVWGVSTLTLLVLAGLLPDFQLQSADGESLTRTAVTAALGAGAFGLLGALVWPVIVRALLLVPALVLGLLVFFLNGSLLLIALWLVPESGAAAEPETAVAVAAVMSAVASATATALAVRDDDAYRRRLYRLASRTRPRGRTAEGAPGPAHGTVFLQLDGVGHRVLREAVVGGLMPTVAQWLDTTHRLTPWRTDWSSQTGASQLGILHGTNEDVPAFRWYEKDTGRLMVSNRPAAAAELQRRAVARTRDGGLLTADGASRGNLFSGGADQLALVLSVAARRGRRNRSRSGYFAYFADPANAVRTAGSFVAEAVREMAQSTRARVRGQQPRVSRGGAYPFIRAFATVVERDVVVAAVMGDMLAGRTAVYADLVAYDEVAHHSGPHGHDTDRVLARLDRSIALIAEVATHAPRPYRVVLLSDHGQSPGPTFASVYGLTLKDLVRAGCGLPVSRRVRRTRSGSEARDAARDALRSALHRPLEDDAGEAAEVDTRRPSEPVVLASGNLGLVSFPGVPHRMTREEIDRVHPALLRTLAGHPGVGFLLVASEEHGSVVLGPDGAEVPVAELGDDGPLAVFGPGAAEAVRRTDRFPHVADIMVNSMYDPATGTVHAFEEQIGSHGGLGGEQGHPFLMSPTDLSAPPEDLVGAERVHRVLRGWLRECAGPQVPLKIAPPPGAVREGFPADGRVVREARD comes from the coding sequence TTGCGCGTGATCGTGGTCTGGGGGGTGTCGACCCTGACCCTGCTCGTCCTGGCCGGGCTGCTGCCCGACTTCCAGCTCCAGTCGGCCGACGGCGAGAGCCTCACCCGCACCGCCGTCACCGCCGCCCTCGGAGCCGGCGCTTTCGGCCTGCTGGGTGCCCTGGTGTGGCCGGTGATCGTACGGGCCCTGCTGCTCGTGCCCGCCCTCGTGCTGGGCCTGTTGGTGTTCTTCCTCAACGGCTCGCTGCTGCTCATCGCGCTCTGGCTGGTTCCCGAGAGCGGGGCCGCCGCCGAACCGGAGACCGCGGTCGCCGTCGCCGCGGTGATGTCCGCCGTCGCGTCCGCCACTGCCACCGCCCTCGCGGTACGCGACGACGACGCCTACCGTCGCCGGCTGTACCGGCTCGCCTCCCGCACCCGCCCCCGGGGCCGCACAGCCGAAGGAGCTCCCGGGCCCGCCCACGGCACCGTCTTCCTGCAACTCGACGGCGTCGGCCACCGGGTGCTCCGCGAGGCGGTCGTCGGTGGCCTCATGCCGACCGTGGCCCAGTGGCTCGACACCACCCACCGGCTCACCCCCTGGCGCACCGACTGGTCCAGCCAGACCGGTGCCAGCCAACTCGGCATCCTGCACGGCACCAACGAGGACGTGCCCGCCTTCCGCTGGTACGAGAAGGACACCGGCCGGCTGATGGTCAGCAACCGGCCCGCCGCCGCCGCTGAGCTGCAGCGGCGTGCCGTCGCCCGAACCCGGGACGGCGGACTGCTCACCGCGGACGGCGCCTCCCGCGGAAACCTCTTCAGCGGCGGTGCCGACCAGCTCGCCCTGGTCCTGTCGGTGGCCGCCCGCCGCGGCCGGCGCAACCGCTCGCGCTCCGGGTACTTCGCCTACTTCGCGGACCCCGCAAACGCGGTCCGCACGGCCGGTTCCTTCGTCGCCGAGGCCGTCCGCGAGATGGCCCAGTCGACCCGGGCCCGGGTGCGAGGACAGCAACCCCGTGTCTCCCGGGGCGGTGCGTATCCCTTCATCCGGGCCTTCGCCACGGTCGTGGAACGGGACGTGGTCGTGGCCGCGGTCATGGGCGACATGCTGGCGGGCCGCACCGCCGTCTACGCCGACCTCGTCGCCTATGACGAGGTCGCCCACCATTCCGGGCCGCACGGTCACGACACCGACCGCGTGCTGGCGCGGCTCGACCGCTCGATCGCGCTCATCGCCGAGGTCGCCACGCACGCGCCGCGCCCGTACCGCGTCGTACTGCTCTCCGACCACGGCCAGAGCCCCGGCCCGACCTTCGCATCCGTGTACGGGCTGACGCTCAAGGATCTCGTGCGGGCCGGGTGCGGGCTGCCCGTGTCCCGCCGGGTACGACGGACCCGCAGCGGCTCGGAGGCACGAGACGCGGCCCGCGACGCGCTGCGCAGCGCTCTGCACCGGCCGCTCGAGGACGACGCGGGAGAGGCCGCCGAGGTCGACACCCGACGGCCGTCCGAGCCGGTCGTGCTCGCCTCCGGCAACCTGGGCCTCGTCTCCTTCCCGGGGGTGCCGCACCGGATGACCCGCGAGGAGATCGACCGCGTCCACCCCGCGCTGCTGCGCACGCTCGCCGGCCATCCGGGCGTCGGCTTCCTGCTCGTCGCGAGCGAGGAACACGGCTCGGTCGTCCTGGGCCCGGACGGCGCGGAGGTGCCGGTCGCCGAACTCGGCGACGACGGACCGCTCGCGGTGTTCGGCCCGGGGGCGGCGGAGGCGGTCCGGCGCACGGACCGTTTCCCGCACGTCGCCGACATCATGGTCAACTCGATGTACGACCCGGCGACGGGCACCGTCCACGCTTTCGAGGAGCAGATCGGCTCGCACGGCGGGCTCGGCGGCGAACAGGGGCACCCCTTCCTGATGTCGCCGACGGACCTCTCGGCGCCGCCCGAGGACCTGGTGGGAGCGGAGCGGGTGCACCGGGTGCTGCGCGGCTGGCTGCGGGAGTGCGCCGGTCCGCAGGTCCCGCTGAAGATCGCGCCGCCGCCGGGCGCGGTCCGGGAGGGCTTCCCGGCGGACGGCCGGGTCGTCCGCGAGGCCCGCGACTGA
- a CDS encoding 4a-hydroxytetrahydrobiopterin dehydratase — MPTEPLSQKEIEDRLRELPGWSLSGDRIRREYRLGDHFAATALVVHVAQIQQELNHHSDLTLGYATVALEVNTHSAGGAVTDKDFELATRVEDIAAGHGAH, encoded by the coding sequence ATGCCCACAGAGCCGCTGTCGCAGAAGGAGATCGAGGACCGACTGCGGGAACTTCCCGGCTGGTCCCTGTCCGGTGACCGCATCCGGCGCGAGTACCGGCTGGGCGACCACTTCGCCGCCACCGCGCTCGTCGTCCATGTCGCGCAGATCCAGCAGGAGTTGAACCATCACTCCGACCTGACCCTCGGGTACGCCACCGTCGCTCTCGAGGTGAACACGCACAGCGCGGGCGGCGCGGTCACCGACAAGGACTTCGAACTCGCCACCCGTGTGGAGGACATCGCCGCCGGGCATGGAGCCCACTGA
- a CDS encoding NmrA family transcriptional regulator: MTTRTQTDDTHGTDSARTFLVTSATGKTGRRVAERLGARGATVRAGSRTGRVRFDWEDTTTWGPALRGVDTAYVNYYPDLAAPGAVAAMETFGRLAAEHGVRRLTLLSGRGEPEAVGAEDALRSCGLELTVVRASFFAQNFNEGPMAEGVAAGTLAFPAGGTAEPFVDADDLADVIVETLLRDGHAGRVHEVTGPRLLTFAEVATEISHASRRPLVYVPMSEGEYAALLTGAGLPAPEAQWLAALFAGLLDGHNASVTDGVKRVLGREPRDFAAFAAEAWRDR, from the coding sequence ATGACGACACGGACACAGACCGACGACACGCACGGCACGGACTCCGCACGGACGTTCCTGGTGACGAGCGCCACCGGCAAGACCGGGCGCCGGGTGGCCGAGCGCCTCGGCGCGCGCGGGGCGACCGTGCGAGCCGGCTCCCGCACGGGGAGGGTCCGCTTCGACTGGGAGGACACCACGACCTGGGGCCCCGCACTGCGAGGCGTGGACACCGCGTACGTGAACTACTACCCGGACCTCGCCGCTCCCGGGGCGGTCGCGGCGATGGAGACCTTCGGCCGGCTCGCCGCGGAGCACGGGGTACGGCGACTGACACTGCTCTCCGGACGCGGAGAGCCCGAAGCCGTGGGGGCGGAGGATGCCTTGCGCTCCTGCGGCCTCGAACTCACCGTCGTGCGCGCCTCGTTCTTCGCGCAGAACTTCAACGAGGGCCCGATGGCCGAAGGGGTGGCGGCAGGGACGCTGGCGTTCCCCGCGGGCGGGACGGCCGAGCCGTTCGTCGACGCCGACGACCTGGCGGACGTCATCGTCGAGACCCTGCTGCGGGACGGCCACGCGGGACGGGTCCACGAGGTCACCGGGCCGCGGCTGCTGACCTTCGCCGAGGTGGCGACGGAGATATCCCACGCGTCGCGCCGCCCGCTGGTGTACGTCCCCATGAGCGAGGGCGAGTACGCGGCGCTGCTGACGGGGGCCGGCCTGCCGGCGCCCGAGGCGCAGTGGCTCGCGGCGCTCTTCGCCGGTCTCCTCGACGGCCACAACGCCTCCGTGACGGACGGGGTGAAGCGCGTACTGGGCCGCGAGCCGAGGGACTTCGCGGCCTTCGCGGCCGAGGCGTGGAGGGACCGGTAG